The genomic DNA AGCTTGACACTGTTTACACTTGCCTAGCAGATGAAACAGTCGGAATGGTTGGCATATGGGGCATGGGTGGTGTTGGCAAGACAACACTCTTGAGAAAAATCTACCAATCATTGTTAGATGATGCAAACATGCGATTCGATCATGTGTTATTTATTGAAGCTTCACAAAATATTCAGCTAGAAAGACTTCGGGAAGAAATTGCTAAAAAGTTAAAGTTGGCCTCTTCTGCTGGTGAAGACATCTTCAATGCCCTAAAACTTAAAAACTTTGTATTGCTCTTGGATAATATATGGGAGCAAGTAGATCTTCCTGGTCTTGGAATTCTCGATCCTTATGGTGGCAATAGTTCCACCAAACAATACAAACATAAGGTCATTTTCACTACTCGATCGGAAGATGTGTGTGCCCAGATGGGAgcaaaaaaaaggataaaaatggAATGCTTGAAACCAAATGAAGCATGGGATCTCTTCAAGGACAATGTTAATCTAGATGTTATTGAGTCAGACAAAATGATTAATGGGATAGCAAAGGAAGTGGTGAAGAAGTGTGGTGGTTTGCCACTCGCTTTGCAAGTGATTGGTAAGGCTatgtcaaacaaaaaaactgTCCAAGAGTGGGAATTTATTTTGAGTTCGTTAAACAATTCAAGTACTGGAGTAGTTCAAGGTGTCGAGGAATCATTACTTCCGATTTTGAAATTCAGTTATGATAGTCTTCCTATTAATATGAATATCAAGGAGTGTTTCTTGAGTGCTTCCATGTTGGGATGGACATCTAAAGATTACCTTGTAGAATGTTGGATGGGTTTAGGCCTAATTACTGATTTTGTCAATTTGCAACAGGCATATGGCAAAGCAGGACATATTTTTAACATTCTAGAGGAATCAtgtttattgtgtttttatgaAGATAGTGTTGTGCACTTACATGATGTAATTAATGAGATGGCAATGTGGATTGCATTAGACTGTGGGATGAACAAGAATAAATGGATAATGAAAAGATATGATGGGTTGGCAGAAATACCAACAAATGACGCAGAGAATTGGAGATATGCAAACAGAGTGATTATAGGTGGCATGGAGCTTTTGCCAACTTTGTCTCATCAGTGTTCTAACTTGTTATGTCTAATGATAGTAAATAGTTCTTATTTGCGAAATATTCCTGAAGGATTTTTCCAACAAATGccaaatttgatatatttggaTCTTTCAGGCACTGCTATCAAAGAGCTTCCGAAGGAcattaaatatttgattaatttacAATACCTAAACATTTCATCCACGAGGATCTCGTCACTTTCAAAGGAATTggtatatttgaataaattacAATATCTGATATGCAGAAATTTGACAGGGCTTGGTAAGGTAGAGGATGGTCTCATTTCAAGATTACAGAAGTTGAAGATCCTTGACCTATATCCATATGGATGGGTGGAACTGAAAGACTTAAATATATTGAAGAAACATCTCAAAGCAATTGGAATGCGTGTAGTATCACAAGAGGTTCTCCAACAACTCTCATGTTTGCCAACTACCAAgctttttatagaaaatttggATAGCTTGATCTCTCTTTCATTCGAAACATTAAGTTGCAAAAATCATGGATTCTTGCAAGAACTAGAAATTACATCATGCCCACAACTTGAGGAGCTTGTCATGAATGGAAGTGAGACTCGTCTCAATAACCTCATAGTCTATGATGTCAAGAAACTGCAGAATATTATTTGGACAGACTTATCACCtccaaaaatttttcatatgttGACGAgcttatatatatgtgaatgcAATTTGGTTAGCTTTGCTTGGGTTCTACATCTCCcatgtcttttttatttaaatatagaagATTGTCCAGAGACAGAAACGTTGTTTTATATCGAAGAGAGAGAAATCCAACAGGTCTTGGAACGCCCTAATACTTTCCCTGCCCtgcattctttatttttgtttaacctACCAAAATTAATGAGCATGAGCAATGCCGCATTGGATTTCCCTCAACTTTCATGGTTTTCAATACATGAATGTCTTCATCTTAAGAAGCTTCCATTCAAGCATGGCATTAACAACAGCGaaagaattaatatttattgtgagGGAGGATGGTGGGAAAGCTTAGAGTGGGATGATGCCACCATCCCACCTCACCTTTCACCATCTCACTATTGGGTCGGTGAgttttatgcttttcttttattttttaattcaacaaGTTATTTCAAATACTATTATTCTGGATACAAACAACCACcagtttatatttatttccaaCTTCTTCCCATGTATTGTGCACTCATGAATGTTAAGTTATTGATATAAGtgtctattaattaattaaggtaTAATTTTCTGAACGGTCTCCCTATTCTTCTAAACTTGTCTTTTGTTCTCTCTATtggaaattataatttttaaaagagagAGACTGACATGATTCTTTTTTAAAAGTAGTAGACGGACTCaaagattataatttaaaataagagattaaaagataagtttaaaaaaatagagtgacTATTTTAGGAAATTATATAATCAACTTTTGAGTGcaagaaattttaaattcatttttgttcATCATGCTGAGTTCTTATAATATAAGGTGTTTCAATATtcattatatatctatataccTCTATTATATCTCAATTTGGAAGGGCATTTATTAATGTGGCATATGTATGCCCCTTTCCATAGCTCATTATCTTGTTTGATACCTACTATATATGGTTTGGCATGCATCCCTTATAACACCATGACTTGGAATATTATTAAACACAGGCACATCGTTTGAAGAACGGTAGTAGTTGTAAAGTGTGTATAAGTaaaactagaaacattaagttaTTAGGAGTAATTATTTTGCTGAATATTTATGTCTCTGCAGGACGGGAGTGATGCAGGCTCATTTAGTTGAAGTGAATGAAAGATCTTTgaatattctctttttttttgtctgcAAAAGTTAAAGATCATCTCATGCTCAAACAAAGTAAGAACATTGTTTTGAGAAgttgtcttttcttttctcttttgttttcaaatttaatgGGCAACTTATAACATTGAGAAATCATGCCATCCTTTGACAGGTCTTTAATTTCATGGCTTCTGCATCTCCAACAGCTTCTCAGATCAAGTACAAATACTATTTTGGATTTGATCAGTGATCTACCAAATTTACAGTGCAATTATGCTTTGGATTGTTCTTGTGCTGTTTTGGGTTCGcttctcaaatatatatgaacACTTCGATTGGTTTATTATTTATGCCTGTGCGAATACATGTTATTATTTGCTTTGGAAGTCAAAGGTTTGCTTGTTATTATCatgtatattttctaaattaagtATGGCATGGAAGTTCAGTGATTGAAGACATTATTTGTTGGATTGTATCTTTCATTCAAACTATTTTCAAGTAAGTTATGCTTTCTGAAGATGTTGGATAGTAAAATGTTGTTTATCTATTAATATCACTTACATTGCTAAGGATAATTATTTGTGGACGTTGTTTAAACTAAAAGAATTAGTTTTGTTAATATGGAGAAGAATGGTATAGAACAGAGGGGCCCTCAAAGCTGGGAAATGAGTTTGAATTTAGTGCTGGTGGCAGGTggaaaaagataacaaaaacaaaagcaggTTCTGGTAAATGTGCTGCTGGTT from Dioscorea cayenensis subsp. rotundata cultivar TDr96_F1 unplaced genomic scaffold, TDr96_F1_v2_PseudoChromosome.rev07_lg8_w22 25.fasta BLBR01000644.1, whole genome shotgun sequence includes the following:
- the LOC120254814 gene encoding probable disease resistance protein At1g61300 isoform X2; its protein translation is MDLVKLCLSPLCSCMQSPVVRQDMSYVFSTKEKLDDVKNAMEALMAKKKDIKRDLDSPQNKGKLPNNQLQLWLDKVGEKDDKVEQLLDEYRKGNCGAGSCSLNCFSRYKISSDAIKLEKEINQLKAEQLEISLVEIPPPKLVPTSHRIFGKGISSKLDTVYTCLADETVGMVGIWGMGGVGKTTLLRKIYQSLLDDANMRFDHVLFIEASQNIQLERLREEIAKKLKLASSAGEDIFNALKLKNFVLLLDNIWEQVDLPGLGILDPYGGNSSTKQYKHKVIFTTRSEDVCAQMGAKKRIKMECLKPNEAWDLFKDNVNLDVIESDKMINGIAKEVVKKCGGLPLALQVIGKAMSNKKTVQEWEFILSSLNNSSTGVVQGVEESLLPILKFSYDSLPINMNIKECFLSASMLGWTSKDYLVECWMGLGLITDFVNLQQAYGKAGHIFNILEESCLLCFYEDSVVHLHDVINEMAMWIALDCGMNKNKWIMKRYDGLAEIPTNDAENWRYANRVIIGGMELLPTLSHQCSNLLCLMIVNSSYLRNIPEGFFQQMPNLIYLDLSGTAIKELPKDIKYLINLQYLNISSTRISSLSKELVYLNKLQYLICRNLTGLGKVEDGLISRLQKLKILDLYPYGWVELKDLNILKKHLKAIGMRVVSQEVLQQLSCLPTTKLFIENLDSLISLSFETLSCKNHGFLQELEITSCPQLEELVMNGSETRLNNLIVYDVKKLQNIIWTDLSPPKIFHMLTSLYICECNLVSFAWVLHLPCLFYLNIEDCPETETLFYIEEREIQQVLERPNTFPALHSLFLFNLPKLMSMSNAALDFPQLSWFSIHECLHLKKLPFKHGINNSERINIYCEGGWWESLEWDDATIPPHLSPSHYWVGRE
- the LOC120254814 gene encoding probable disease resistance protein At1g61300 isoform X1 is translated as MDLVKLCLSPLCSCMQSPVVRQDMSYVFSTKEKLDDVKNAMEALMAKKKDIKRDLDSPQNKGKLPNNQLQLWLDKVGEKDDKVEQLLDEYRKGNCGAGSCSLNCFSRYKISSDAIKLEKEINQLKAEQLEISLVEIPPPKLVPTSHRIFGKGISSKLDTVYTCLADETVGMVGIWGMGGVGKTTLLRKIYQSLLDDANMRFDHVLFIEASQNIQLERLREEIAKKLKLASSAGEDIFNALKLKNFVLLLDNIWEQVDLPGLGILDPYGGNSSTKQYKHKVIFTTRSEDVCAQMGAKKRIKMECLKPNEAWDLFKDNVNLDVIESDKMINGIAKEVVKKCGGLPLALQVIGKAMSNKKTVQEWEFILSSLNNSSTGVVQGVEESLLPILKFSYDSLPINMNIKECFLSASMLGWTSKDYLVECWMGLGLITDFVNLQQAYGKAGHIFNILEESCLLCFYEDSVVHLHDVINEMAMWIALDCGMNKNKWIMKRYDGLAEIPTNDAENWRYANRVIIGGMELLPTLSHQCSNLLCLMIVNSSYLRNIPEGFFQQMPNLIYLDLSGTAIKELPKDIKYLINLQYLNISSTRISSLSKELVYLNKLQYLICRNLTGLGKVEDGLISRLQKLKILDLYPYGWVELKDLNILKKHLKAIGMRVVSQEVLQQLSCLPTTKLFIENLDSLISLSFETLSCKNHGFLQELEITSCPQLEELVMNGSETRLNNLIVYDVKKLQNIIWTDLSPPKIFHMLTSLYICECNLVSFAWVLHLPCLFYLNIEDCPETETLFYIEEREIQQVLERPNTFPALHSLFLFNLPKLMSMSNAALDFPQLSWFSIHECLHLKKLPFKHGINNSERINIYCEGGWWESLEWDDATIPPHLSPSHYWDGSDAGSFS